A genomic segment from Phragmites australis chromosome 6, lpPhrAust1.1, whole genome shotgun sequence encodes:
- the LOC133921762 gene encoding uncharacterized protein LOC133921762 produces the protein MDRLRRPNPSSRPCSAPLKPPRPPRGPTFHPPPAPRTFPESSPDGRQRKKVRFSDEVGSHHIGGRRVANVHEAAKSKPQVCDAKTAEYKFFKKLCEQSGHSSRSYKNSHQSIEPKISKQKQESHNVHRNTVCCDDPPATPSKNEEIPGQQVNVRSSHSEYDDKDTPQFNPNDCLPSIHVLTPIAQTPFEVTGTSRNIGREPVSGRIFSEKRNKLLKLAAKTVSMGSAELLQRRSEFVGDILQRLGANNIIRKHHGGSMRHRKIDCRQAPAIPKGHFDNLLDYERRDFNSLTRLRRMGGKSSSYASDEACEFMALPWGYNRGLPSSIDWKNDLPGEGKEAREFMALPWVCIKDISSSDQKRGSIHNQVSNLLLEDVKPYIHGRSASANELSLNVQTASYDQHGWGPMLSVTLAGSFRDRLSLPCQIEEQHHAVPYAISNTSLQPDLGSSIEQCISSSVGLEREDPEEAGLCDNSDAGFSTRFDQLLAKSTASSFLDGGMEILDHNDFRYISNFHVSESNNMVLNANTSCLSAMCSTPEHPYELGPKRLHDSAVGVSCLFGLEEKYSREVELSDNCDGLLQVLDQLPMKLAHSCFSNDKSGIWDNHHLRYITSCPLKDISSTLCLDANDCGLNSLSSYSEHPCKQDWNSLHDSSELWSSVHQLQSNANLGAVLGFMSNESAYTDLEGHQSLMLVQGKPNNDVLGTTDLSFFGSCSAMDNIREAPVLSSDGITW, from the exons atggaccGGCTCCGGCGCCCAAACCCTAGCAGCCGGCCCTGTTCCGCTCCGCTGAAGCCCCCGCGGCCCCCGCGAGGCCCGACCTTTCATcccccgccggcgccgaggacaTTCCCAGAGTCCTCCCCAG ATGGAAGGCAAAGGAAAAAGGTTCGATTTTCGGATGAAGTTGGTAGTCATCACATAGGTGGGAGACGGGTTGCTAACGTACATGAAGCTGCGAAAAGCAAACCTCAAG TTTGTGATGCGAAAACTGCCGAATACAAGTTCTTTAAGAAATTGTGCGAACAGTCAGGCCATAGCTCCCGTTCATACAAAAATTCTCATCAAAGCATTGAGCCAAAGATCTCCAAACAAAAACAAG AATCACATAATGTTCACCGAAATACTGTGTGTTGTGATGACCCCCCTGCTACACCTTCTAAGAATGAGGAAATCCCTGGCCAACAAGTGAACGTGCGATCCTCCCATTCTG AATATGACGATAAGGATACACCTCAGTTCAACCCAAATGATTGCTTGCCGAGTATTCATGTTCTCACACCTATAGCTCAGACACCATTTGAAGTTACAGGGACTTCAAGAAATATTG GAAGAGAGCCCGTCAGTGGACGGATTTTTTCagaaaagagaaacaaattATTAAAGCTAGCTGCAAAAACAGTGTCAATGGGAAGTGCTGAGTTGTTGCAAAGAAG GTCAGAATTTGTAGGTGACATCCTGCAAAGGCTAGGTGCCAACAACATTATAAGAAAG CACCATGGAGGGTCTATGAGACACAGGAAAATTGACTGCAGACAAGCTCCTGCTATTCCCAAAGGCCATTTTGATAACTTGTTAGATTACGAGCGAAGGGACTTCAATTCATTGACTAGACTGAGAAGAATGGGTGGAAAGTCATCTTCTTATGCAAGTGATGAAGCATGTGAATTCATGGCTTTACCGTGGGGATACAATCGGGGCCTTCCAAGTTCTATTGATTGGAAAAATGACTTACCTGGTGAGGGTAAGGAAGCACGTGAATTCATGGCACTGCCATGGGTGTGTATTAAGGATATTTCAAGTTCTGATCAGAAGAGAGGCAGTATTCACAACCAGGTTTCAAACTTGTTACTAGAGGATGTCAAACCATACATCCATGGAAGATCAGCTTCAGCTAATGAGTTGAGCTTGAACGTTCAAACTGCTTCATATGATCAGCATGGATGGGGCCCTATGTTGTCGGTAACACTCGCTGGGTCATTTCGAGATAGATTGTCCTTGCCCTGTCAGATTGAGGAGCAGCATCACGCAGTACCATATGCAATTTCAAATACTTCCTTGCAACCTGATCTCGGCAGCTCCATAGAACAATGTATTTCTAGTTCAGTTGGACTGGAGAGGGAAGACCCAGAAGAGGCAGGATTGTGTGATAATTCTGACGCCGGGTTTTCAACTAGGTTTGATCAGTTACTTGCGAAATCAACTGCTTCAAGCTTTTTGGACGGTGGAATGGAAATTCTGGATCATAACGATTTCAGATATATCTCCAACTTCCATGTAAGTGAAAGCAACAACATGGTGTTGAATGCAAACACAAGTTGCCTGAGTGCCATGTGTTCAACTCCAGAGCATCCATATGAGCTGGGCCCAAAGCGCCTGCATGATTCTGCTGTtggtgtatcttgtttgtttggacTGGAGGAGAAATATTCCAGAGAGGTAGAACTGTCTGATAATTGTGATGGGCTTCTGCAGGTGTTGGATCAGTTACCTATGAAATTGGCACATTCATGTTTTTCAAACGACAAGTCTGGAATTTGGGATAATCATCATCTCCGATATATCACTAGCTGTCCCCTGAAGGACATCAGCAGCACTTTGTGCCTGGATGCAAATGACTGTGGTCTGAATTCATTGTCTTCATATTCAGAGCATCCTTGTAAGCAAGATTGGAATAGTTTGCATGATTCTTCAGAATTGTGGTCATCAGTGCATCAGCTCCAATCTAATGCTAATTTGGGAGCCGTGCTTGGTTTCATGTCAAATGAAAGTGCTTACACTGATTTGGAAGGTCACCAGAGCCTCATGCTAGTCCAAGGCAAACCGAACAATGACGTTCTTGGTACAACCGATCTCTCATTCTTTGGTTCTTGCTCTGCTATGGATAACATCAGGGAGGCTCCCGTGTTGTCTTCTGATGGCATAACGTGGTAG